A stretch of Pseudomonas taetrolens DNA encodes these proteins:
- a CDS encoding response regulator transcription factor: MSASPTPLRIILADDHPVVLMGAKMALAPYTIVAQAHTADELIEQLECTPCDILITDYSMPYGRFPDGLALTGYLKRHFAQVQVIVMTMLRHPSLLQALLHGGVCGIFDKRSPLGELVRAVQTVNKGRVYLSPSFAGILQARTLACAPDAAAQVYLTKREIEVVRLFVQGLSGRQIAGQLNRSEKTISRQKRTAMDKLGVIHDSELVEFALINGLSHDHPSATCSTTCPASS, translated from the coding sequence ATGAGCGCCTCCCCCACGCCACTGCGCATTATCCTCGCTGACGACCACCCGGTGGTGTTGATGGGGGCCAAAATGGCCCTGGCCCCTTACACGATCGTCGCACAAGCGCACACTGCCGATGAGTTGATCGAACAGCTGGAATGTACGCCCTGTGACATCCTGATCACCGATTACTCAATGCCTTATGGACGCTTCCCTGACGGCCTGGCCCTGACCGGTTACCTCAAACGGCATTTCGCTCAGGTACAGGTGATCGTGATGACCATGTTGCGCCACCCGTCCTTGTTGCAAGCCCTGCTCCACGGGGGCGTATGCGGCATATTCGACAAACGAAGCCCGCTGGGCGAGCTGGTTCGGGCGGTGCAAACCGTGAACAAGGGCCGTGTTTACCTCAGTCCTTCTTTCGCCGGTATTCTTCAGGCCCGAACGCTCGCCTGTGCCCCTGATGCCGCGGCGCAGGTCTACCTGACCAAGCGCGAAATCGAAGTGGTGCGCCTGTTCGTCCAGGGACTCTCAGGCCGCCAGATCGCAGGGCAACTCAACCGCAGCGAAAAAACCATCAGCCGACAAAAGCGCACCGCCATGGACAAGCTGGGGGTGATTCATGACAGCGAGCTGGTGGAGTTTGCCCTGATCAACGGGTTGAGCCACGATCATCCTTCGGCCACCTGCTCGACGACGTGCCCGGCATCGAGTTGA
- a CDS encoding sigma-70 family RNA polymerase sigma factor, translated as MTDASTPTEQTLHALYRDHSSWLENWLRRRMGNAWDAADLSQDTFVRVLASSRQLSDLREPRAYLLTVGKRLLSNFYTRRSLERAYLEALAQLPEDCVPSAEQRWVLLETLQALDELLDGMPAAVRRAFLWSQLEGLGYREIAERLQVSERTVKRYMAQAYEHCLLVDC; from the coding sequence ATGACTGACGCATCGACGCCAACGGAGCAGACCCTGCATGCCCTGTACCGCGATCACAGCAGTTGGCTGGAAAACTGGCTGCGACGACGCATGGGCAATGCCTGGGATGCGGCAGACCTTAGCCAGGACACCTTTGTGCGGGTACTTGCCAGCTCCCGGCAACTGTCAGATCTGCGTGAACCGCGGGCTTACCTGCTGACGGTCGGCAAACGTCTGCTCAGCAATTTTTACACGCGCCGAAGCCTGGAACGGGCCTATCTGGAGGCCCTGGCGCAGTTGCCTGAAGACTGTGTGCCGTCTGCGGAGCAGCGTTGGGTGCTGCTGGAAACCCTGCAGGCCCTGGACGAATTGCTCGATGGCATGCCGGCGGCGGTACGTCGTGCGTTTCTCTGGAGCCAGCTCGAAGGGCTTGGCTACCGCGAAATCGCTGAACGGTTGCAAGTCTCGGAGCGTACGGTCAAACGCTACATGGCGCAGGCCTACGAGCATTGCCTGCTGGTGGACTGTTGA
- a CDS encoding NAD(P)/FAD-dependent oxidoreductase, which produces MKKQILIVGAGFGGMWSALSSARLLDKHEREDVQITVLAPEASLAVRPRFYEPDVHTMKAELGPLFDSVGVNFIRGVADTIDVAGKTVGFTDANGSASVFNYDKLVLAAGSRVVRPAAVSGVEHAFDVDLIAEASRLENHLKSLAQQPESAARNTVVVAGGGFTGIETATEMPARLRAALGNTAKVRVIVVDRGTKIGAALGENISPSIVEASQALGIEWQLGASVVAVDPQGVTLADGQRIAAHTVVWTVGVRASALTEQVPGERDSYGRLHVDRTLKVIGQQDVYATGDTAYAATDDLGNFAMMTCQHAIALGRSAGNNVAADLLGEAPIPYSQLKYVTCLDLGEWGAVYTEGWDRQVKLIREEAKQLKTTINSVWIYPPAAERVSALAAADPLIPVVA; this is translated from the coding sequence ATGAAAAAACAAATCCTGATCGTCGGTGCGGGCTTTGGCGGTATGTGGAGTGCGCTGAGTTCGGCGCGACTGCTCGATAAACATGAACGTGAGGACGTACAGATCACCGTGCTTGCGCCTGAGGCCAGCCTTGCCGTACGGCCGCGCTTCTATGAGCCGGACGTGCACACGATGAAAGCTGAACTGGGTCCGCTGTTCGACTCGGTCGGGGTGAACTTCATCCGCGGCGTAGCCGACACCATCGATGTGGCAGGGAAAACGGTCGGTTTCACCGACGCCAATGGCAGCGCGTCCGTGTTCAACTACGACAAGCTGGTACTGGCCGCTGGCAGCCGCGTGGTTCGCCCTGCCGCGGTGAGCGGTGTCGAGCATGCATTCGACGTTGACCTGATCGCCGAAGCGAGCCGCCTCGAAAATCATCTCAAGAGCCTCGCTCAACAACCTGAGTCTGCGGCGCGCAATACCGTCGTGGTGGCGGGCGGCGGTTTCACCGGAATCGAGACGGCAACAGAAATGCCGGCCCGTCTACGGGCTGCCCTTGGCAACACGGCGAAGGTGCGGGTCATCGTGGTCGACCGCGGCACCAAAATTGGTGCAGCCCTGGGTGAAAACATCAGCCCTTCAATCGTCGAAGCCAGTCAGGCACTGGGCATCGAATGGCAACTGGGCGCATCGGTGGTGGCCGTTGATCCGCAGGGCGTCACCCTTGCCGACGGGCAACGTATCGCCGCCCACACGGTGGTCTGGACTGTCGGTGTGCGTGCCAGCGCCCTGACTGAACAAGTACCCGGTGAACGTGACAGCTACGGACGCCTGCACGTGGACCGCACCCTCAAGGTGATCGGCCAGCAAGACGTCTACGCCACGGGTGATACGGCCTACGCTGCTACGGATGACCTGGGCAACTTCGCCATGATGACCTGTCAGCATGCGATCGCCCTGGGCCGCTCCGCCGGTAACAACGTCGCCGCCGACCTGCTGGGTGAAGCGCCCATCCCTTACAGCCAGCTCAAGTACGTCACGTGCCTCGACCTCGGGGAATGGGGCGCGGTGTACACCGAAGGCTGGGACCGTCAGGTGAAACTGATCCGGGAGGAAGCCAAGCAATTGAAAACCACGATCAACTCGGTCTGGATCTATCCGCCGGCAGCCGAGCGGGTTTCAGCGCTGGCTGCGGCCGATCCATTGATTCCGGTGGTCGCATAA
- a CDS encoding fibronectin type III domain-containing protein has product MTQLSKPPVQLRPICSPGNLQGTRAGLTSLTLTWDEPYATCKLCPNASHYRITGPDIYVEVTRPPYTLTGLHPDQDTLIEVRAVTAEGVSSGPESFRLLRLPPPGKPGVPELSDITDTSATVSWTPASGIDIALRYSITLYGTLVGYTRDCHFTLTGLENHAQHRVEVRAEYEDSGLVSEISQAWFKTLLSPPAGLTFSQHNGLCRLAWDSNPAGPWYEVWINGQIVTDQAYFSYSFELIDQSSGPGPHVFNFKVRAYVEVEYSAVSELQATVLDGVRPTQPGTPVVTDISETSAQLRWAPSSDEDRVGGYRVLVNGLRMLEVQEPALALTGLTGGSLHYIDVRAWDSAGNVSTPATTTFKTQGPAPSPPPCAPYVELLAYSATSILLKWTFVDDESAGAGVKVMLDGHHNQTIFIYPITYVANLKVNVEYTLEVFAFDVYGQLSEPTVLVFTHTGTDPRVGKDQA; this is encoded by the coding sequence ATGACCCAACTTTCCAAGCCCCCCGTGCAACTCCGTCCCATTTGCAGCCCCGGGAACCTGCAAGGCACCAGAGCCGGCCTGACGTCCCTCACGCTGACCTGGGATGAGCCTTATGCAACCTGCAAGCTGTGCCCGAATGCCTCGCACTACCGGATAACAGGCCCTGATATTTATGTGGAGGTCACACGACCGCCTTATACCCTCACCGGGCTACACCCGGATCAGGACACCCTGATCGAGGTCCGTGCGGTCACGGCCGAAGGCGTCAGCTCCGGGCCGGAGTCGTTTCGTCTGTTGCGGTTGCCGCCTCCGGGCAAACCCGGGGTTCCCGAGTTGAGTGACATCACGGATACGTCGGCCACTGTGTCCTGGACGCCCGCGAGCGGTATCGACATAGCGCTCAGGTACAGCATTACGCTGTATGGAACGCTCGTCGGGTATACCCGGGACTGCCACTTCACGCTCACCGGGCTGGAGAATCATGCGCAGCATCGTGTTGAAGTGCGTGCGGAGTATGAGGACAGCGGGTTGGTGTCCGAGATCTCGCAGGCCTGGTTCAAAACCTTGTTGAGCCCGCCCGCCGGGCTGACTTTTAGCCAGCACAACGGCCTCTGCCGACTGGCCTGGGACAGCAACCCTGCCGGCCCGTGGTACGAGGTGTGGATCAATGGCCAGATTGTCACCGATCAGGCGTATTTCAGTTACAGCTTCGAGCTGATAGATCAGTCATCCGGTCCGGGGCCGCATGTCTTCAATTTTAAGGTTCGGGCCTACGTGGAGGTTGAGTACTCAGCGGTCAGCGAGCTGCAGGCAACGGTGCTGGACGGGGTGCGCCCGACGCAGCCCGGGACGCCAGTGGTCACCGATATCAGCGAAACGTCTGCGCAGTTGCGGTGGGCGCCGTCGAGCGATGAAGACCGCGTGGGCGGCTACCGGGTGCTGGTGAATGGCTTGCGCATGCTCGAAGTGCAGGAACCCGCCCTGGCGCTCACCGGGTTGACCGGGGGCAGCCTGCATTACATAGACGTACGGGCCTGGGACAGTGCGGGAAACGTCTCGACTCCCGCCACCACCACGTTCAAAACCCAGGGGCCGGCGCCTTCACCTCCGCCTTGTGCACCATATGTAGAATTGCTCGCGTACTCCGCCACGTCGATCTTGCTGAAGTGGACTTTCGTCGACGATGAGTCAGCCGGGGCCGGGGTGAAAGTCATGCTGGACGGGCACCACAATCAAACGATCTTTATTTATCCCATAACCTATGTGGCTAACCTGAAAGTCAACGTGGAGTACACCCTTGAGGTGTTTGCATTTGATGTGTACGGGCAGTTGTCCGAGCCGACGGTTCTGGTCTTTACCCACACCGGGACTGATCCTCGCGTGGGTAAAGACCAGGCATGA
- a CDS encoding response regulator transcription factor, with product MHRSNQIADRSATARSSFQVTTNEDLQGITLTKREKEVLQWSARGKSSWEIGQICCCSEAGVNYHFCNIRRKFGVSSRWTAVIRALEQGLIHLP from the coding sequence ATGCACCGTTCGAATCAGATCGCCGACAGATCCGCCACAGCCCGGTCGTCATTTCAGGTAACGACCAACGAGGACCTGCAAGGCATCACACTCACCAAACGCGAAAAAGAAGTCCTGCAATGGAGTGCCCGGGGCAAATCGTCCTGGGAAATCGGCCAGATCTGCTGTTGCAGCGAGGCCGGCGTCAATTATCACTTCTGCAACATTCGCCGCAAATTCGGCGTCAGCTCACGCTGGACTGCCGTGATCAGGGCCCTGGAACAAGGCTTGATTCATCTGCCCTGA
- a CDS encoding RrF2 family transcriptional regulator, with amino-acid sequence MALYSAGVEYGIHCLLLLLDERGESREASVRDLAELQGVPLEYLAKVFTKLAKAKLVLATEGVRGGFKLGRPSDEITLLDIVNAIDGPKQIFDCREIRGRCAVFGGSAPQWALEGMCGINAAMMTAQKRMEEALAQQTILDLGRRTGRKAPPEFSTQINGWLNDRRDHKAPGTIALVDVSGSALSSTDE; translated from the coding sequence ATGGCTCTTTACAGTGCCGGGGTTGAGTACGGCATTCATTGCCTGTTGCTGCTGCTGGATGAGCGGGGCGAGAGTCGTGAGGCCAGCGTGCGCGACCTGGCTGAATTGCAGGGTGTCCCGCTGGAGTACCTGGCAAAAGTCTTTACCAAGCTGGCAAAAGCCAAGCTGGTGCTGGCCACCGAAGGGGTACGCGGCGGTTTCAAACTGGGCCGGCCCTCGGACGAAATCACCCTGCTGGACATCGTCAATGCCATTGACGGTCCCAAGCAGATATTCGACTGTCGGGAAATTCGCGGGCGTTGCGCGGTGTTCGGCGGTTCGGCCCCGCAGTGGGCGCTGGAGGGCATGTGCGGTATCAATGCGGCAATGATGACCGCTCAAAAACGCATGGAAGAAGCCCTTGCACAGCAAACCATTCTCGACCTGGGACGGCGCACCGGGCGCAAGGCTCCTCCCGAGTTCAGCACGCAGATCAATGGCTGGCTCAATGATCGCCGCGACCACAAGGCTCCCGGGACCATAGCCCTGGTCGATGTCAGCGGGTCTGCGCTGTCCTCAACGGACGAATAA
- a CDS encoding RHS repeat domain-containing protein, with protein sequence MTVSTSVHSNAFNFLSFVQSGVDPRTGLNTVGLALDEVLSNDLRGPAVPLALSYNPLNTLDSGYGLGWDLALTQYTPSNQVVSLHSGERFKVTGRDPGNPARMLMKEQKIEGFQLYDISGDPRGDYKVVHKSGEVEILKLMGATPQVAMPVKLYSPQGHGVSLAYRADGGDGRMLGSVSDSQGTLLEVVPDTAAKTLEIRLKPVNGVASAVFVLHLSGGRVTRIALPTDNAAGWRFEYETLRGLLCIKDVWTPLGGHETLQYLDEGHGFPGSSGHQNIPRVTDHVLDPGAGQPPIIVKYSYSSNNFLGYNAPITWTDDGLDNLYKVIGAYTYESTESLMVNDIAVRSVNRRFNRFHLLTAQTTTRGTHRQTVTTTYYANDTDTFDNQVRQCQLPKQAVTRWELTDDPRQWREDQVLSEYDIYGNLTRSVQANGIAETTLYYPAEGVPGDCPPDPYGFVRHKRESTVTPSADPDKVADLQGDAPTLSTRYRYVIQQPLTGGDAPWVALVEEQLLDISGGAGQVLECSVYRLYDEPGNPLIHGLREQEALTLGTAPGRTLFTDYTYSKPAATYATFAGETVLRTQQVLSTDFDAVSQSITEERSLLNGEPLLARDQDVDIRYIYDALGRVLSETVAPDTPNAATRTYRYSLVRPAGPGEPPPGELASQTLENVKQERTRTWFDGLNRAVREARHDVDNAEGNPAMYRDIYAARYDALGQLTEETEIDWLEKADLTLTSQFTYDLWGQQASVTGPDGVTRHTHDNPVTFTRAEWSEGMGKTITLSNRFEKPVTVERLDLDGESRLSLHRYRYDGLGRTTYEQNAADYETLYTYDVYDRLIETGLPDGSSVVREYAGHSREDLPTLISVNGIELGTQAFDGLDRRIESTTGGRTTTYVYDTSQQQPDRVIQPDGSVIAYAYMPELTDEPVSRSVVPATSSQAPIEATYAYDPHNARLLETAEPGITLARRYNSNGEVVSETRTGADDQPREMTSLYSRQGRLLRYTDVLGQVQRYVYDDAGRLHTTALGLPGQVDAIKTDFTYTAQGQMASIDTVDVTTGQHVAVRLEYDAQGRESRRVFDLNGTLSTLTQYWTGVDQLERRLLTEGEGEGGALLRDESYYYDPRGRLEEYLCEGPQSPVDPYGKTLVGQRFFFDALDNHEEVKTYFGPDSRADVNTATFEYDPLDPVQLRRINNSHVDYPPVVELSYDANGNLLQDEAGRTLSYDSLGRLDSVGAPSGS encoded by the coding sequence ATGACCGTTTCTACATCTGTGCATTCCAATGCGTTCAACTTTCTCAGTTTCGTGCAGTCCGGGGTCGATCCGCGTACTGGACTTAATACCGTCGGCCTGGCCCTGGACGAAGTGCTGAGCAACGACCTGCGAGGGCCGGCCGTACCGCTGGCTTTGAGCTATAACCCGCTCAACACCCTCGACAGTGGCTACGGCCTGGGCTGGGACCTTGCCTTGACCCAGTACACGCCGAGCAATCAAGTCGTGTCGTTGCACTCGGGTGAACGTTTCAAGGTCACCGGGCGCGACCCGGGCAACCCCGCGCGCATGCTGATGAAAGAACAAAAGATTGAAGGCTTTCAGCTGTACGACATCAGCGGTGATCCACGGGGCGACTATAAGGTGGTGCACAAGTCGGGCGAGGTCGAGATTCTCAAACTCATGGGCGCGACCCCGCAAGTGGCCATGCCGGTCAAACTGTATTCGCCCCAGGGCCATGGGGTGAGCCTCGCCTACCGTGCCGATGGGGGCGACGGGCGAATGCTCGGCAGCGTCAGCGACAGCCAGGGGACGCTGCTGGAAGTGGTTCCGGACACGGCCGCCAAGACACTGGAAATACGCTTGAAACCAGTCAATGGCGTGGCCTCGGCGGTGTTTGTCCTGCACCTGAGCGGTGGCCGGGTGACGCGCATTGCTTTACCCACCGACAATGCTGCCGGTTGGCGTTTTGAGTACGAAACGCTGCGCGGGCTGTTGTGCATCAAAGACGTGTGGACCCCGCTCGGAGGCCATGAAACGTTGCAGTACCTCGATGAGGGCCATGGTTTTCCGGGAAGCAGCGGGCATCAGAACATTCCGCGGGTCACCGATCACGTCCTCGACCCTGGCGCTGGCCAGCCGCCGATCATTGTGAAATACAGCTACAGCAGCAATAACTTCCTGGGCTACAACGCACCGATCACCTGGACGGACGATGGCCTGGACAACCTGTACAAAGTCATCGGTGCCTACACCTACGAATCCACCGAAAGCTTGATGGTCAATGACATTGCGGTACGCAGCGTGAACCGCCGCTTCAACCGTTTCCACTTGCTGACGGCGCAAACCACCACCCGGGGCACGCATCGGCAAACGGTGACTACCACCTATTACGCCAACGACACTGACACCTTCGACAATCAGGTGCGCCAATGCCAGTTGCCGAAGCAGGCGGTCACGCGTTGGGAATTGACCGATGACCCTCGCCAGTGGCGCGAGGATCAGGTGCTGAGTGAGTATGATATTTACGGCAACCTGACCCGCAGCGTCCAGGCCAACGGCATTGCTGAAACCACCCTGTATTACCCGGCCGAAGGCGTGCCCGGCGACTGCCCGCCAGACCCTTATGGCTTCGTTCGCCACAAACGGGAAAGCACCGTGACGCCGAGTGCCGATCCGGACAAGGTGGCCGATCTGCAAGGCGATGCGCCGACGTTAAGTACCCGTTACCGGTATGTCATACAACAGCCGCTTACGGGCGGCGATGCACCGTGGGTGGCGCTGGTCGAAGAACAGTTGCTGGACATCAGCGGCGGCGCCGGGCAAGTGCTGGAATGCAGTGTCTATCGTCTCTACGACGAACCGGGCAACCCGCTGATCCACGGCTTGCGTGAGCAAGAAGCGCTGACGCTGGGCACGGCTCCGGGCCGCACACTTTTCACGGACTACACCTACAGTAAACCGGCTGCCACCTACGCGACCTTTGCCGGTGAAACCGTGTTGCGCACGCAACAGGTGCTGAGCACCGATTTCGATGCGGTCAGCCAGAGCATCACCGAAGAACGTTCGTTGCTCAACGGCGAACCGCTGCTTGCCCGGGACCAGGATGTCGATATCCGCTACATCTACGATGCGCTGGGCCGGGTACTGAGTGAAACCGTGGCGCCGGACACGCCGAACGCGGCCACCCGCACTTATCGCTACAGCTTGGTCCGCCCGGCAGGTCCGGGGGAGCCACCTCCCGGCGAACTGGCCAGCCAGACCCTGGAAAACGTCAAGCAGGAGCGCACCCGAACCTGGTTCGACGGGCTCAACCGTGCCGTCAGGGAAGCCCGGCACGACGTCGACAACGCCGAGGGCAACCCGGCGATGTACCGCGATATTTACGCTGCCCGCTACGATGCCTTGGGGCAACTGACCGAGGAAACCGAGATCGACTGGCTGGAAAAAGCCGACCTGACACTCACAAGCCAGTTCACCTACGACCTGTGGGGTCAGCAAGCCAGCGTCACCGGCCCGGACGGGGTCACGCGGCATACCCACGACAATCCCGTGACGTTTACGCGGGCGGAGTGGAGCGAGGGCATGGGCAAGACCATCACCCTGAGCAATCGCTTCGAGAAGCCAGTGACCGTGGAGCGGCTGGACCTGGATGGCGAATCGCGCCTCAGCCTGCATCGCTATCGTTATGACGGGCTGGGTCGCACCACCTACGAGCAAAACGCGGCGGATTACGAAACGCTGTATACCTACGACGTTTATGACCGTTTGATTGAAACCGGCTTGCCCGACGGCAGCAGCGTGGTGCGCGAATATGCAGGGCACAGTCGCGAAGACTTGCCGACCCTGATCAGCGTCAATGGCATTGAACTGGGTACCCAGGCGTTCGATGGCCTGGACCGCAGGATCGAGTCGACCACCGGAGGGCGCACCACCACCTATGTCTACGACACCAGCCAGCAGCAGCCGGATCGGGTGATCCAGCCGGACGGCAGTGTGATTGCATATGCCTACATGCCCGAATTGACCGACGAACCGGTCAGCCGCAGCGTCGTCCCCGCTACGTCCTCACAGGCGCCGATTGAGGCCACCTACGCCTACGACCCGCACAATGCACGGTTGCTGGAGACCGCCGAGCCCGGCATCACCCTGGCCCGGCGCTACAACAGCAATGGCGAGGTGGTCAGCGAAACCCGCACCGGGGCCGATGACCAACCCCGTGAGATGACGTCGCTCTACAGCCGTCAAGGTCGGTTATTGCGCTACACCGACGTCCTCGGTCAGGTACAGCGTTACGTGTATGACGACGCAGGCCGCTTGCATACCACTGCGCTGGGTCTGCCCGGGCAGGTCGATGCGATCAAGACTGACTTTACCTACACGGCGCAGGGGCAAATGGCGAGTATCGACACCGTGGATGTCACGACCGGGCAGCATGTAGCGGTCAGGCTTGAATATGACGCACAGGGTCGCGAGTCCCGGCGAGTGTTTGACCTCAATGGCACGCTGTCGACCCTGACCCAGTACTGGACCGGCGTCGACCAGCTGGAAAGAAGGCTGTTGACCGAAGGTGAAGGAGAGGGCGGGGCGCTGTTGCGCGACGAAAGCTATTACTACGATCCTCGCGGACGGCTGGAGGAGTATCTGTGCGAGGGGCCTCAGTCCCCTGTTGATCCGTACGGTAAAACCCTCGTCGGGCAACGCTTCTTCTTTGATGCACTGGACAACCACGAAGAGGTGAAGACCTACTTCGGGCCGGACTCCAGGGCCGATGTCAACACCGCAACCTTTGAGTACGATCCTCTGGACCCGGTGCAGTTGAGGCGTATCAATAACAGCCACGTCGATTATCCGCCCGTTGTCGAGCTGAGCTATGACGCCAACGGCAATCTGCTCCAGGATGAAGCAGGGCGCACGCTGAGCTATGACAGCCTGGGGCGGCTGGACAGTGTCGGTGCTCCGAGCGGCAGCTAG